A genomic region of Fodinisporobacter ferrooxydans contains the following coding sequences:
- a CDS encoding transposase, with product MSALQKPRFKELNHGECAGAPILKSLWDRFDLSLLLTQSGIMKRSGAPSWFICFLYVVGLVSNCSSVFQIAELVDKDALLKAMFQPWKIAQYTLSRFFTNGFAWVTFAKKRVERLQHDPLTRLTDGDVVNLDDTHSAHPYAKQLPFLSWLFDHSMKVHVWATNLVALQAVLKSGLEYPLFYRIWHKPEVKGEGITKLDLARQMLLMLRESVTCHLWVAMDRWYLCKKFFTFLEENNFDWVTKAKRNTTLFRKVIEPGTRRERFVPLTPIMLIREVFKDLTRKATSGLVSISVPGIYMKRPYTAVNRKGKQVTKHRYVPIAAVVAMRLKEDEQLNSADVDTEGEESPATYKGAYLLISNRHDAPKEALQTYVKRWRIEVFFRTAKQELAFEKCHSESQAHHHAHFELLFTAETLLAVALFELNKEKTSDDEGYTHGEMVRGLFHTRCQVRVNNHRGIQRISIDCDTQVQQFARLIELFWPEHYLMLLWATPKPDIYQLLSRTA from the coding sequence ATGTCAGCATTACAAAAACCAAGATTTAAAGAACTCAATCATGGAGAATGTGCAGGAGCACCCATTCTCAAAAGCCTTTGGGATCGCTTTGATTTATCTCTTTTGCTTACTCAATCGGGTATCATGAAACGCAGTGGAGCTCCGTCATGGTTCATTTGCTTTCTCTATGTCGTTGGTCTTGTTTCGAATTGTTCTTCTGTTTTTCAGATAGCTGAGTTGGTCGATAAGGACGCATTACTCAAGGCGATGTTTCAGCCTTGGAAAATAGCTCAATACACGTTAAGCCGCTTTTTCACGAATGGGTTTGCATGGGTGACATTCGCAAAGAAACGTGTCGAGCGGTTGCAGCATGATCCTTTGACCCGACTCACCGATGGGGATGTGGTCAATCTCGATGATACTCACAGTGCGCATCCCTATGCCAAGCAACTTCCGTTTCTCAGTTGGCTCTTTGACCACTCAATGAAAGTCCATGTATGGGCGACAAATCTCGTGGCTCTTCAGGCGGTTCTGAAAAGCGGATTGGAGTATCCATTGTTTTACCGTATCTGGCATAAGCCAGAAGTAAAAGGTGAAGGTATTACCAAACTGGATCTTGCCAGGCAAATGTTATTGATGCTACGTGAATCCGTCACTTGCCATTTGTGGGTAGCAATGGATCGGTGGTACTTGTGTAAAAAATTTTTTACATTTCTTGAAGAAAACAATTTTGATTGGGTGACTAAAGCAAAACGTAACACAACTTTATTCCGCAAAGTTATCGAACCTGGTACCCGTAGGGAACGCTTCGTGCCGCTGACTCCAATCATGCTCATCCGTGAGGTGTTTAAAGACTTAACTCGAAAGGCGACATCCGGGTTGGTCTCTATTTCCGTTCCGGGGATTTACATGAAGCGTCCTTATACTGCTGTGAATCGCAAAGGTAAGCAAGTGACGAAACATAGATATGTTCCAATCGCCGCTGTAGTCGCCATGCGGTTAAAGGAGGATGAACAACTCAATTCGGCTGATGTAGACACCGAAGGTGAGGAGTCACCTGCCACTTATAAAGGTGCATATTTACTTATAAGTAACCGCCACGATGCCCCAAAAGAAGCGTTACAAACATATGTAAAACGCTGGAGGATCGAGGTTTTCTTTCGTACAGCCAAGCAAGAACTGGCTTTCGAGAAGTGCCATTCTGAATCGCAAGCGCACCATCATGCTCATTTCGAATTATTATTCACTGCCGAGACCTTGTTAGCTGTTGCACTTTTTGAATTGAACAAAGAAAAAACGAGCGATGATGAAGGCTACACCCACGGCGAAATGGTTCGCGGCCTCTTCCACACTCGTTGTCAGGTTCGCGTGAATAACCACAGAGGTATTCAGCGAATCTCTATTGATTGTGACACACAAGTGCAGCAATTTGCAAGACTCATTGAATTATTTTGGCCAGAGCATTACTTAATGCTTCTTTGGGCTACGCCCAAACCAGATATTTACCAGTTATTGTCTCGAACTGCATAA
- a CDS encoding DDE-type integrase/transposase/recombinase, giving the protein MDEQNRERVALFRYGIIAPLLNEQVDRATYLAEVSAKTHEVPYYGSKEFTPKTILAWLRQYRRNGFDALKPQARSDRGQSRSLSGELQLHLVSLRKENQGMPVTVFYDQLVQQGEILPQDVSYTSIYRLLKKEGLLGKGIVRSPERKRFSHDTVNMLWQTDLSDGPYLRTGDKKIKTYLIAVIDDCSRLCTFAQFVPSEKFDGLRTVLKEALLRRGIPKMLYTDNGKIFRSDTLHLACAELGIHLLHTQPYDAASKGKIERLFGTIKTRFYSLLKAKPASSLEELNERFWKWLEEDYHRKPHSSLNGKMPLEVYLSQIDQVRMVDDPAKLDPIFLKRENRTVKHDGTFSLNNQLYEVPERFIGQKIEIRYDEQGVHIYEDGKPVARASEVNFHDNAHVKRKRPAISFADMQGMDRKGEDRE; this is encoded by the coding sequence ATGGATGAACAAAACCGGGAACGCGTGGCCCTTTTTCGCTATGGGATCATCGCTCCCTTGCTCAATGAACAGGTGGATCGCGCCACATATTTGGCTGAGGTGTCTGCCAAAACCCACGAAGTCCCTTACTATGGTTCCAAAGAATTTACACCCAAGACAATCTTAGCTTGGCTAAGGCAATATCGCCGTAATGGTTTTGACGCGTTAAAGCCCCAGGCACGTTCGGATCGAGGACAATCCCGATCGTTATCCGGTGAATTACAGCTGCACTTGGTATCCCTGCGTAAAGAAAATCAAGGAATGCCAGTGACGGTGTTTTATGACCAATTGGTGCAACAAGGAGAGATTTTACCGCAGGATGTATCTTATACCTCTATCTATCGCTTACTGAAAAAGGAGGGATTGCTGGGGAAGGGGATAGTGCGTTCGCCCGAACGAAAACGGTTTTCTCATGATACGGTCAATATGCTCTGGCAAACCGACCTGTCAGATGGGCCATATCTTCGTACAGGCGACAAAAAAATCAAGACGTATTTAATTGCGGTGATCGATGATTGCTCTCGCCTATGCACATTTGCGCAATTTGTCCCATCCGAGAAATTTGACGGGCTACGCACAGTCTTGAAAGAAGCTTTGCTTCGCAGAGGCATTCCCAAGATGCTGTATACCGACAACGGCAAGATCTTTCGTTCCGATACGCTGCATTTGGCTTGTGCAGAATTAGGCATACACCTCCTGCACACGCAGCCCTATGATGCCGCTAGCAAAGGGAAAATAGAACGCCTGTTCGGAACGATTAAGACGCGTTTCTATTCGCTGTTAAAAGCAAAACCGGCTTCTTCATTGGAAGAACTGAATGAACGGTTTTGGAAGTGGTTGGAGGAAGACTACCATCGCAAGCCACATTCTTCTCTCAATGGAAAAATGCCGCTCGAAGTGTACTTGTCCCAGATTGATCAAGTACGGATGGTCGACGACCCTGCCAAATTAGATCCTATCTTTCTTAAACGGGAGAATCGAACTGTCAAACATGACGGAACGTTTTCGCTCAATAACCAGCTGTATGAAGTTCCCGAGCGATTTATAGGTCAAAAGATCGAGATTCGTTACGATGAACAAGGCGTGCATATCTATGAGGACGGGAAACCAGTCGCTCGCGCTTCTGAAGTGAATTTTCATGATAATGCTCATGTAAAACGAAAACGACCCGCCATCTCCTTCGCTGATATGCAAGGGATGGACAGGAAAGGAGAAGATAGGGAATGA
- a CDS encoding ExeA family protein has protein sequence MIMAFYSLSKIPFAKETKGMSPYTSRSFQEAMGCLTYMKQVRGMALVVGDPGAGKTYALGAFAEGLGQSLYKVIYFPLSTGTVTDFYRGLAFGLGEQPQSRKVDLFRQIQQAISRLFYEQKITPVFILDEMQMAKDVFLQDLSLLFNFHMDTQNPFVLLICGWPYLRDRLSLNPHRSLSQRLLVRHQVEPLDKEEVKGYMEHHLAYAGAKYPIFTEDAIEAVSACSNGYPRLINLLAMHALLYGSQNKKEQIDAEVIRIIAPECGLALR, from the coding sequence ATGATCATGGCATTCTATTCCCTTTCCAAAATCCCTTTTGCCAAGGAAACCAAAGGTATGTCGCCCTATACTTCCCGTTCCTTTCAAGAAGCAATGGGATGTTTAACCTACATGAAGCAGGTTCGCGGCATGGCACTTGTTGTCGGCGACCCGGGAGCCGGTAAAACCTACGCCTTGGGTGCATTTGCCGAAGGCTTGGGCCAATCGCTCTACAAGGTCATCTATTTCCCGTTGTCTACAGGAACAGTAACTGACTTTTACCGTGGATTGGCCTTCGGCCTAGGAGAACAGCCACAAAGTCGGAAAGTGGATCTGTTTCGCCAAATCCAACAGGCGATTAGCCGTTTGTTCTACGAACAAAAGATTACGCCGGTTTTCATCCTTGACGAGATGCAAATGGCCAAAGATGTCTTTTTACAAGATTTGAGCCTGCTCTTTAATTTTCACATGGATACCCAGAATCCTTTTGTCCTTCTTATATGCGGCTGGCCTTACTTACGGGACCGTCTGTCGTTAAACCCACATAGATCCTTATCCCAGCGGCTTTTGGTTCGACATCAGGTCGAGCCGCTGGATAAGGAAGAGGTCAAGGGATATATGGAGCATCACCTTGCCTATGCCGGGGCGAAATATCCGATTTTCACGGAAGACGCAATAGAAGCTGTTAGTGCCTGTTCCAATGGATATCCACGCCTGATTAATTTATTGGCTATGCACGCCCTATTATATGGCAGCCAAAACAAAAAAGAACAGATCGATGCCGAAGTCATCCGGATCATCGCCCCGGAGTGCGGTCTGGCATTGAGATAG
- a CDS encoding sodium:solute symporter family protein: MRPIFVIGMGIYVILVVILSIVAGRRIKDAKGFFLADKQLGWYLIAAGLISQAVGGGSTIGLAAAGYTLGMQAWWKLGPVVLGVLIMGLLLARPLANMRQITHPQILEDRFSNTARTTGLIYYLAQSISSVGAQMLALGALLSLVTGLPILMSAALAGVVMCIWVIFGGMLGTAWGDLVHWFIFVIGLIILIPLTLSRAGGLSHVLTAPGLKHGFGNIFNISPGVAIGFVILTLPSIFVRQAYFQRLLSEKSAKDGLVGTIIATIIMFPIYLLIPVIGLSGHYLFAHIKASEVFPSIAINLFPTALGVIFFAALASAIMSSAGGELLSATSNVTQDIYVRLINPSSSEKTKVRVARIVVVLLTIVSFLML; this comes from the coding sequence ATGAGGCCAATTTTTGTCATAGGAATGGGAATATATGTGATTTTGGTTGTTATACTTAGTATCGTTGCAGGCAGGCGGATTAAGGATGCTAAAGGTTTCTTCTTAGCAGATAAACAACTAGGTTGGTACCTAATTGCTGCAGGTTTAATATCTCAAGCAGTTGGGGGAGGGTCAACAATTGGTTTGGCTGCTGCTGGATATACTTTAGGGATGCAAGCATGGTGGAAGTTGGGTCCAGTCGTACTTGGAGTTCTTATAATGGGGCTTCTGTTGGCACGTCCATTAGCAAATATGCGCCAGATCACACACCCGCAGATTCTAGAAGATCGCTTTTCTAATACTGCACGAACGACTGGGTTAATTTATTATCTTGCTCAAAGTATAAGTTCAGTAGGAGCTCAAATGTTAGCTTTAGGGGCACTGTTATCGTTAGTAACGGGCCTACCAATTCTGATGTCTGCCGCTTTAGCTGGTGTAGTTATGTGTATCTGGGTGATTTTCGGAGGGATGCTAGGTACGGCGTGGGGTGATCTAGTACATTGGTTTATATTTGTGATAGGTCTTATAATTCTAATCCCGTTAACGTTATCACGTGCAGGGGGGCTTAGTCATGTATTGACTGCTCCTGGCCTTAAGCATGGATTTGGGAACATATTTAACATTTCACCTGGTGTTGCAATTGGTTTTGTAATTCTAACTCTTCCGTCAATTTTTGTTCGGCAAGCATATTTTCAGCGTCTATTATCTGAAAAGAGTGCAAAAGACGGATTAGTTGGAACTATAATTGCAACCATAATCATGTTCCCAATTTACTTGCTTATTCCGGTTATCGGCTTATCCGGGCATTACCTCTTTGCTCATATAAAGGCTTCGGAAGTCTTTCCCAGTATCGCAATTAACCTTTTCCCTACAGCATTAGGAGTAATTTTCTTTGCAGCTTTAGCTTCTGCTATCATGAGCTCTGCTGGAGGAGAGTTATTGTCTGCAACTTCAAATGTAACACAGGACATATACGTTCGATTAATAAATCCCTCTTCCTCTGAAAAAACAAAAGTCAGAGTAGCACGGATTGTGGTCGTTTTACTAACGATAGTATCGTTCCTAATGCTGTGA
- a CDS encoding DUF5348 domain-containing protein encodes MMTRTQKPGILVYCPAKERWQIQKIDHSYDLHCGDCFEIKVGYEYIPCRIELGCEWLLYLRETRFYLHPKQKYEVKVD; translated from the coding sequence ATGATGACCCGAACCCAAAAACCAGGAATCCTCGTCTATTGTCCTGCCAAGGAACGCTGGCAAATCCAAAAGATAGACCATTCTTACGACCTTCACTGCGGCGATTGTTTCGAGATTAAGGTAGGCTATGAGTATATCCCTTGTAGAATAGAACTTGGCTGTGAATGGCTGTTATACCTTCGGGAAACTCGATTTTATTTACATCCAAAACAGAAATACGAAGTGAAAGTCGATTAA